A genomic region of Vampirovibrio chlorellavorus contains the following coding sequences:
- a CDS encoding transketolase family protein, which translates to MTAINLEKPELKALRNQYGETLAALGAENPNIVVLDADLACSTQTQKFADKFPERFFNQGISEQDLINTAAGLSTAGKIPFCSTFALFAAGKGWDQIRNTVCYSGLNVKICPTHSGLSLGEDGASHQSIEDIALMRVIPGMTVIVPSDAVETDRVIRWAAEYYGPVYVRLVRPNCPVIHDDASYQLDAAMPHRIRIERGGDDITLVATGETVYHALLAAERLHKDHGIQVEVLNCLFIKPFDSETLAKSARKTGKVITVESHQVMGGLAGVVCEELSTHQPTPVRRLGTQDRFGQSGTGDALFKEYGIDWEAIYNEAVCWLKS; encoded by the coding sequence ATGACTGCCATTAATCTTGAAAAGCCGGAACTCAAGGCCCTCAGAAACCAATACGGCGAAACGTTGGCCGCTTTGGGCGCTGAAAACCCCAACATCGTGGTGCTGGACGCTGATTTGGCCTGCTCCACCCAAACCCAGAAGTTTGCCGACAAATTCCCGGAACGCTTTTTTAATCAGGGGATTTCCGAGCAGGATCTGATCAACACGGCAGCGGGGCTGTCCACCGCTGGCAAAATTCCGTTTTGCAGCACCTTTGCCCTGTTTGCCGCTGGCAAGGGCTGGGATCAAATTCGCAATACGGTTTGTTATTCGGGCTTGAACGTGAAAATTTGTCCCACCCATAGCGGGTTAAGTCTGGGCGAAGACGGGGCCAGCCACCAGTCCATTGAGGATATTGCCCTGATGCGGGTCATTCCCGGGATGACCGTCATTGTGCCATCCGACGCGGTAGAAACGGATCGGGTCATTCGCTGGGCGGCTGAGTATTATGGGCCGGTGTACGTGCGTCTGGTGCGTCCCAACTGCCCGGTGATTCATGATGACGCTTCGTACCAGCTGGATGCGGCTATGCCCCATCGCATTCGCATTGAGCGGGGAGGCGATGACATTACTCTGGTAGCCACCGGGGAAACCGTGTATCACGCCCTGCTGGCTGCCGAGCGCCTGCACAAGGATCATGGCATTCAGGTTGAAGTGCTGAACTGCCTGTTTATCAAGCCGTTTGATTCGGAAACCCTGGCCAAGAGCGCCCGCAAGACCGGCAAGGTCATTACCGTGGAAAGCCATCAGGTGATGGGTGGTTTGGCCGGTGTGGTCTGCGAAGAGTTAAGTACGCATCAGCCCACCCCGGTGCGTCGCTTGGGCACGCAGGATCGCTTTGGCCAAAGTGGCACTGGCGATGCCCTGTTTAAAGAGTACGGCATCGATTGGGAAGCCATCTACAACGAAGCAGTTTGCTGGCTGAAAAGTTAG